The nucleotide window AAAAAAGGCCCCCGCTTTTTTACGGGAGCCTAATTGGGTTGAGCCCTCAAGGTAGTCCATCTTAATGAACAGTCGTTAGTAAGACCCTTAAGAGAGGCAATCCTTACAAAATAATTTCAAAAATTTTGTAGTTTCTTGAACAAGCAATCCAAATCCCTATTGAAACAACCTAATGGCTAATAACAACAGTAAAGAATTCCAGGAATACCATCTTCAGGTTCCCGAAAATGAATATTCGGATATCCGTTTGGATAAGTATCTTGCATCAAAAATTGATGATACTTCCCGCACCAAAATTCAGGAAGCCATTAAAAAAGGATATATTACCGTAAATGGGGAGCAAGAAAAGTCATCTTATCCTGTTGAGGTCGGAGATTCTATTGAAGTACGTATTCCCAATCCTGCTCCACCAGAAATCACGCCCGAAGAAATTCCTTTAAACATTGAATATGAGGATGATGATCTGCTGGTGGTCAACAAAAGTGGCAACATGGTTGTACACCCTGCCAAGGGAAATTGGAGCGGCACCCTTGTTAACGCCTTAATGTGGCACACCGAAGAACTTTCGGAACCTGAAGAAGATACCGTAAGACCAGGAATCGTCCACCGGCTGGATAAAGATACCAGTGGATTACTTGTAGTGGCCAAAAATGATGAAAGCCATCGCATACTAAGTGAATATTTCCGTACAAAGGATATCGAACGTACCTATTGGGCTATTGTCTGGGGAACGCCTGATGATAAAGAAGGAACTATTACCGGGGCTATCGGGCGCGATCCACATAACAGAAAGCGGATGGCTGTTGTACCGGAGGACAAGGGAAAAAATGCGACCACCCATTATAAAGTGCTGGAATATTTTGATCATCTGACGCTCCTGGAACTTAAGCTGGAAACTGGCCGAACTCACCAAATTCGTGTCCATCTGGCCGATAATAATCTGTGGGTTTTTGGGGATAAAAAGTATGGCGGCGATTCGGTTCGTTACGGTCCCAATACCGGTAGTCGCAAACAGATGTTTAACAATCTCTTCGCCTCGCTTCAACGTCAATGCCTGCATGCCAAAACACTGGGCTTTGAGCATCCAACCTCGGGCGAAATGGTAGAATTTGATTCAGAGCTGCCGGGTGATTTTGAACAGGTGTTGGGGATGCTTCGGCAGAATTGCCAGCCGGAACATATCTATTAGCACGAAAAAGATTCCGTGCATAAAAAATCCCGATGCTAAACACCGGGATTATATCGTATAATAAAGGATGCTATCACTTTATGTGACAGCATCCAGAATACAATTAGCTTTCAATTTCTAAGCCAGCTTCAAGCGCCGCTTCGATACGGGCTTTTGACTCTTCCAAATGAGCATGCGTATACTCATCGAAATCATAAGTCGGTGGTGCTAAACGAGCTTCCAACCAGCTATGCAATGTCTTTAATTGCTGACGGGCTATAGATCGTGCATCAGCAGGAGCTTCATCAGGAGCATCTGTTACGAGCATTTCCATTTTATTAAGATAAGCTCGCTGCAAATCACGTCGATTACTCGCGATATTGCTTCCGGGAGAAGTTTGTGCCTCTGACCATATTGACTCAGTTAAAGCAGTCATCAACTCTGGAATCGTCACCGTTTGGTCAGCCCCAAACTTCACC belongs to Fodinibius sp. Rm-B-1B1-1 and includes:
- a CDS encoding RluA family pseudouridine synthase gives rise to the protein MANNNSKEFQEYHLQVPENEYSDIRLDKYLASKIDDTSRTKIQEAIKKGYITVNGEQEKSSYPVEVGDSIEVRIPNPAPPEITPEEIPLNIEYEDDDLLVVNKSGNMVVHPAKGNWSGTLVNALMWHTEELSEPEEDTVRPGIVHRLDKDTSGLLVVAKNDESHRILSEYFRTKDIERTYWAIVWGTPDDKEGTITGAIGRDPHNRKRMAVVPEDKGKNATTHYKVLEYFDHLTLLELKLETGRTHQIRVHLADNNLWVFGDKKYGGDSVRYGPNTGSRKQMFNNLFASLQRQCLHAKTLGFEHPTSGEMVEFDSELPGDFEQVLGMLRQNCQPEHIY